The following coding sequences lie in one Pontibacter sp. G13 genomic window:
- the gldF gene encoding gliding motility-associated ABC transporter permease subunit GldF has translation MGSIITIFRKEVASFFNSLIGYLVISVFLTGVGLFFWVFEYNVLETGLANMDALFEFGPYLFLFLVPAITMRAFSEEFKTGTIEFMATKPVTQWQIILGKYLAAVFLVFFSLLPTLLYYFTVYWLGNPVGNLDTGAIMGAYMGLFFLGSMFAGIGIFTSALSDNQIISFVLGVFLCFLFFVGFDYMAGIKELNTVNLFFLKLGILDHYRSISRGVVDTRDLMYFLSFIATTLVATKIVLIRKMG, from the coding sequence ATGGGCAGTATCATCACCATATTCCGAAAAGAGGTCGCCTCGTTTTTCAATTCTCTGATTGGCTATCTGGTCATATCGGTTTTCCTGACGGGCGTAGGGCTCTTTTTCTGGGTTTTCGAGTACAATGTGCTGGAGACTGGCCTAGCCAATATGGATGCCCTGTTTGAATTTGGTCCTTATTTGTTCCTCTTTCTCGTGCCCGCCATCACCATGCGTGCATTTTCGGAGGAGTTCAAAACAGGGACGATTGAGTTCATGGCGACCAAGCCCGTGACCCAATGGCAGATCATTTTGGGCAAATATCTCGCAGCGGTATTCTTGGTATTTTTCTCCCTACTCCCTACCCTACTGTATTATTTCACAGTCTATTGGCTCGGCAATCCTGTCGGAAATCTAGACACTGGTGCCATCATGGGTGCGTACATGGGGCTCTTTTTCCTTGGGTCCATGTTTGCAGGAATTGGGATTTTCACTTCGGCTCTGAGCGACAATCAGATCATCTCCTTCGTGTTAGGGGTATTTCTGTGTTTTCTGTTTTTTGTAGGATTCGATTATATGGCAGGAATCAAGGAATTGAACACTGTCAACCTCTTTTTCCTCAAATTGGGCATTCTAGATCACTATCGGAGTATTAGCCGTGGAGTGGTGGATACCCGGGACCTCATGTACTTCCTGAGCTTCATTGCTACCACCTTGGTTGCGACAAAAATTGTCCTAATCCGCAAAATGGGGTGA
- a CDS encoding DUF695 domain-containing protein has product MTPNSVQIDTDWDFYFCTIEDRPASIMLDLAIQPHAPLMDKSSLIQVTVTLRQPNEFGLTNQAEAEVLYVMEDQMAEHLSTYLGGMYVARCTSKGKRIFYFYCNSSVDYQRVVEEIMDGFPEYRHQVNAQVDANWTYYLDFLYPSAYEYQSILNRRVVDRLEQQGDNIHKAREVEHFLYFSSETDRKRFMDQIRERSFSVRSQAFAADSPSMPFSLMISRVDRVDTSSIDQIVLHLLQAAENCNGRYEGWGTTVTA; this is encoded by the coding sequence ATGACTCCGAACTCCGTACAAATCGACACCGATTGGGACTTTTATTTCTGTACCATCGAAGATCGTCCCGCTTCCATCATGTTGGACTTGGCTATCCAGCCTCATGCTCCTTTGATGGACAAATCCTCCCTCATCCAAGTGACGGTCACACTCCGCCAGCCCAATGAGTTTGGACTCACCAATCAGGCTGAAGCAGAAGTCCTCTACGTCATGGAGGATCAGATGGCCGAGCATCTTTCTACCTACCTCGGAGGCATGTACGTCGCACGTTGTACTTCCAAAGGGAAGCGAATTTTTTATTTCTATTGCAATTCCTCTGTCGACTATCAGCGCGTGGTGGAGGAGATTATGGATGGATTTCCTGAATATCGGCACCAGGTCAATGCGCAAGTAGATGCCAATTGGACCTACTATCTGGACTTTCTGTATCCATCCGCTTACGAATACCAATCTATCCTCAACCGGAGAGTTGTGGATCGTTTGGAACAGCAAGGCGACAATATCCACAAAGCACGTGAGGTGGAGCATTTTCTCTATTTCTCCTCCGAGACCGACAGAAAGCGGTTTATGGATCAGATTCGCGAGCGGAGCTTCTCAGTGAGATCGCAGGCATTTGCAGCTGATTCTCCTTCGATGCCGTTTAGCTTGATGATTTCCAGAGTGGATCGGGTGGATACTTCCTCCATTGATCAGATTGTCCTGCATCTCCTACAAGCAGCAGAAAATTGCAATGGACGCTATGAAGGGTGGGGAACGACTGTTACAGCCTAG